From a single Capsicum annuum cultivar UCD-10X-F1 chromosome 12, UCD10Xv1.1, whole genome shotgun sequence genomic region:
- the LOC124889588 gene encoding uncharacterized protein LOC124889588, whose translation MAKAYTLQQFEELMEKSAKQHEEATNTLTKLTVKYNNILTNNHLLSQRMIVKASNEFLHTVSNGAKRFIVCLGSRKCSCGEFQSDEIPYSHDMAVITYRNQHSENYYSPYYNNKYFRDVYAIPFKPLPCENT comes from the exons ATGGCAAAGGCATATACTCTGCAACAATTTGAAGAGTTAATGGAAAAG AGTGCAAAACAGCATGAGGAGGCAACAAACACGTTAACAAAGTTGACAgtcaaatataataatattttgacAAATAATCATTTGCTTTCTCAGAGAATGATA GTAAAAGCATCAAATGAATTCCTGCATACTGTAAGTAACGGAGCAAAAAGATTCATTGTTTGTTTGGGAAGCAGAAAGTGCAGCTGTGGAGAATTTCAATCAGATGAAATACCATACTCTCATGATATGGCTGTTATTACGTATAGAAACCAACATAGCGAGAACTATTACTCACCTTACTACAACAACAAATATTTCAGAGATGTTTATGCCATACCATTTAAACCTCTTCCTtgtgaaaatacatga